Proteins from a genomic interval of Cucumis melo cultivar AY chromosome 7, USDA_Cmelo_AY_1.0, whole genome shotgun sequence:
- the LOC127150361 gene encoding uncharacterized mitochondrial protein AtMg00860-like, with protein MRLCIDYRELNKVTVKNRYPLPKIDDLFDQLQGATIFLKIDLRSGYHQLRIKDSDIPKTVFRSRYGHYEFIVEHEEHLHQVLGTLRANKLYAKFSKCEFRLKKLSFLRHVVSTEGVSVDLAKIEVVTSWPRPFTINEVRSFLGLAGYYRRFVEDFSRIASPLTQLTKKGTPFVWSPACESSFQELKKKLVTAPILTVPDGSGSFVIYSDASKKGLGCVLMQQEKVVSYASRQLKSHEQNYPTQSVKTDNLKVIKFG; from the exons atgcgtctttGCATTGATTATAGAGAgctgaataaggtaaccgtcaAGAACCGCTATCCCTTGCCTAAGATTGACGACTTGTTTGATCAGCTGCAAGGAGCCACTATTTTCTTGAAGATCGATTTACGTTCAGGCTACCACCAGCTGAGGATCAAAGatagtgatattcctaagactgTGTTCCGTTCCAGATACgggcattacgagttcatt gtcgagcatgaggagcatttgcatCAAGTTTTGGGGACTCTTCGAGCTAATAAGCTGTATGCCAAGTTTTCCAAGTGCGAGTTCCGACTGAAAAAGCTATCCTTTCTTAGACATGTGGTGTCCACCGAAGGGGTTTCTGTAGACCTagcaaagattgaagttgttacTAGTTGGCCTCGACCGTTTACCATCAACGAGGTTCGtagttttctgggtttagcaggttattacaGGAGGTTCGTAGAAgacttctctcgtatagccagtccCTTGACTCAGTTGACCAAGAAAGGGACTCCCTTTGTTTGGAGCCCCgcatgtgagagtagtttccaGGAGCTTAAGAAGAAGCTTGTGACTGCGCCAATTCTTACAGTGCCAGATGGATCTGGAAGTTTTGTAATCTacagtgatgcttccaagaaaggACTAGGTTGCGTGTTGATGCAGCAGGAAAAGGTAGTTTCTTATGcctctcgtcagttgaagagtcacgagcagaactaccctactcAGTCGGTTAAAACGGACAACCTcaaagttataaagtttggtTAA